A region of Candidatus Hydrogenedens sp. DNA encodes the following proteins:
- a CDS encoding MBL fold metallo-hydrolase, producing MSRERCVNLTILGGGGEIGANCYQVSYANEYILLDCGIHPKKEGFESLPNFDRMENFPDAVLITHGHVDHCGSLPYLIRLFPHFKVHATLPTIRIIERMLHNSVVVMNTLRKERGIYDYPLYQHDDVENLMETTRAHLYNNLFDVSNKSIFKALFNPAGHVLGSGSILLEIDNYKILYTGDISSGNQELLGPYQSFDWLDEVDTIIIESTQGALDEEQINPYFDEALRLADNINHVIKKEGCVLIPTFALGRTQEVANILARLQEEGILAKVPIYISGLGRAIYDIYEQFREYLDQNSHLRPLNIFRKLGNVWEPDIVKKLISTPSIIIATSGMMVENTPSALIAQEMVKEKHHGIFFVGYIDPETLGFKLLEAPEGAELQFQLDVPPVKVKLRNIKRFHFSGHANRKALLDLIYQLKPKNVILVHGDPPALQWMKENINSNTNCFVPQNGSTISLEI from the coding sequence ATGAGTAGAGAACGATGTGTTAATTTAACAATATTAGGTGGAGGTGGGGAAATTGGAGCTAATTGTTATCAGGTTTCCTATGCTAACGAGTATATCTTGTTAGATTGTGGGATTCACCCTAAAAAAGAAGGATTTGAATCTCTTCCAAACTTTGACCGGATGGAAAACTTTCCAGATGCAGTGCTCATTACCCATGGTCATGTAGACCACTGTGGTTCCTTACCCTATTTAATCCGATTATTCCCCCATTTTAAAGTACATGCTACCCTCCCTACTATTAGAATTATCGAACGAATGCTTCATAACAGTGTCGTTGTTATGAACACCTTACGTAAAGAACGTGGAATTTACGACTACCCACTTTACCAACATGACGATGTCGAAAATTTAATGGAGACAACACGAGCTCATTTATATAACAATCTATTCGATGTCAGCAACAAATCAATTTTTAAAGCCTTATTCAACCCTGCAGGTCATGTGCTCGGCAGTGGAAGTATTTTATTAGAAATAGATAATTATAAGATCCTTTATACAGGTGATATTTCATCTGGAAATCAGGAATTGTTGGGTCCTTATCAGTCCTTCGATTGGTTAGACGAAGTAGATACCATAATTATTGAAAGCACTCAAGGCGCATTAGATGAAGAACAAATAAATCCATACTTTGACGAAGCACTCCGTTTAGCAGACAATATCAATCACGTTATAAAAAAAGAAGGCTGTGTATTAATTCCTACATTTGCTCTCGGCAGAACACAAGAAGTCGCCAATATTCTTGCTCGACTACAAGAAGAAGGCATATTAGCAAAAGTCCCTATTTATATCTCTGGTTTAGGTCGTGCGATATATGATATTTATGAACAATTCCGAGAGTATCTCGACCAAAATAGCCATTTACGTCCCTTAAATATTTTCCGAAAATTGGGTAATGTATGGGAACCTGACATTGTTAAAAAACTCATATCTACCCCTTCCATTATTATTGCAACTTCGGGCATGATGGTAGAAAACACCCCGTCCGCATTAATTGCACAAGAGATGGTAAAAGAAAAACATCACGGTATATTCTTTGTTGGATACATTGACCCAGAAACATTAGGTTTCAAATTATTAGAAGCACCAGAAGGGGCTGAACTTCAATTCCAATTAGATGTCCCACCCGTCAAAGTAAAACTACGAAATATCAAAAGATTCCATTTTAGTGGCCATGCTAATCGAAAAGCTTTGTTAGACCTGATATACCAATTAAAACCCAAAAATGTTATCTTAGTTCATGGAGACCCACCAGCCCTTCAATGGATGAAAGAAAATATCAATTCAAATACAAATTGTTTCGTTCCACAAAATGGCTCAACAATCTCATTAGAAATATGA
- a CDS encoding glucosidase, translated as MSLEKERIKEIIYKGDFWQEWGPYLPEREWGTVRECFSSPEQAWKYTTFDAARVRNYLLGEDGIFGWCERSGRLCFSMSFWNGVDSILKERFFGLSALEGNHGEDVKEYYYYLDAVPSFSYAKALYRYPCEAFPYDKLISGNQSRSCYDPEYELLDTGVFDNLNYFDIFVEYAKGSPKDIAIQITAWNRSKATKPLHIIPQFFFRNSWQWSWLLDRIDRKPQIYYGGANHVVFSDSKLGEYRLECGEGTGNVLPQLLFCENESEFDSQSENGIFSKRQREAFTQRIIYNNSEFLSLNNRGTRVAVWYVFSVPAHSSVSVQLRFSSISEMSSEPTGEKCTHLLELRRKECDAFYDEILPKKIDNSEKTIMRQAYAGLLWTRIFYSLPIKDWLHVANQLGYHEKHRRFEPWRQLCVSDVLSVPDKWEYPWFASWDLPFHLIPTARIDPAFCIKQFQLFLSERYQNTTGQIPASEWNFSFVNPPVMAWGINKVMTLLERLHFSANIDDLYNTFLLDALCGLYSNLIWWTNLKDTDGKTLFENGFIGLDNFCLLEKIPEQEHTIEESQAVFWTPFLIGNILELACNVAIKYPLFEKIAVRLCHYFIKSIDLLQGNNGLTFWDENDSFFYPLLRVEGKEFQLPVRAFSGLVPLFGIVHLPLHSLPELSKVVEGLLNTHKYLSAFSKTFCCKDTGNTYIAISCITDQQRDALLKYALDESEFLSPYGLRSLSRYHREKPLYVHTSRRHYEIKYCPGELESRIFGGNTNWFGPIWFPLNYLFIHSMDKLGLSHSEFKYTSSQQFENYSFHNIADELRSRLLTLFKKNSQGCIPSMETFYRYNNIFSCEEHLLFYEYFNGDTGEGIGASHQTGWTALIAEIIQELANQ; from the coding sequence ATGAGTTTAGAAAAAGAAAGGATTAAAGAGATAATTTATAAAGGAGACTTCTGGCAAGAATGGGGGCCATATTTACCAGAGCGAGAATGGGGAACGGTTCGGGAGTGCTTTTCTTCTCCAGAACAAGCATGGAAATATACAACCTTTGACGCGGCAAGGGTTCGTAATTATTTATTAGGAGAGGATGGAATATTTGGCTGGTGTGAACGTTCGGGAAGGCTTTGTTTCAGTATGTCTTTCTGGAATGGTGTGGACTCTATATTGAAAGAACGTTTTTTTGGTTTAAGTGCATTGGAAGGGAACCATGGAGAAGATGTGAAGGAATACTATTATTATCTTGATGCAGTTCCAAGCTTTTCTTATGCAAAAGCGTTATATCGTTATCCATGTGAAGCATTCCCGTATGATAAACTCATTTCTGGAAACCAGTCCAGAAGTTGTTATGACCCAGAGTATGAACTTTTGGACACTGGCGTATTTGATAATCTGAATTATTTTGATATTTTTGTAGAATATGCTAAGGGGAGTCCGAAGGATATTGCTATCCAAATTACAGCATGGAATAGAAGTAAAGCGACAAAACCACTGCATATTATTCCTCAGTTTTTTTTCAGGAATAGCTGGCAATGGTCATGGTTGTTGGACAGAATTGATAGGAAACCTCAAATATATTATGGGGGGGCGAATCATGTTGTATTTTCTGATTCTAAATTAGGTGAGTATCGTTTGGAATGTGGAGAAGGAACGGGGAATGTTCTGCCTCAGTTGCTCTTTTGTGAGAATGAGTCGGAATTTGACAGTCAATCAGAAAATGGTATCTTTTCAAAACGACAAAGAGAGGCTTTTACACAACGGATTATCTATAATAATAGTGAATTTTTATCGCTGAATAACCGAGGGACACGAGTTGCAGTTTGGTATGTATTTTCAGTTCCTGCTCATTCGAGCGTCTCTGTTCAATTACGATTTTCGTCGATATCTGAGATGTCATCGGAACCTACGGGGGAAAAGTGCACACATCTTTTGGAACTCAGAAGAAAGGAGTGTGATGCGTTTTATGATGAAATATTACCCAAGAAGATAGATAACTCTGAAAAGACGATAATGCGACAGGCTTATGCAGGGCTATTATGGACTCGGATTTTTTATTCGCTTCCTATAAAAGATTGGCTACATGTTGCGAATCAATTAGGATACCATGAGAAACATAGACGTTTTGAACCATGGAGGCAACTATGTGTTTCGGATGTTCTTTCTGTTCCGGATAAATGGGAGTATCCGTGGTTTGCTTCATGGGACCTACCGTTTCATTTAATTCCTACCGCACGGATAGATCCTGCTTTTTGTATCAAGCAATTTCAACTATTTTTATCGGAACGGTATCAAAATACAACAGGGCAAATTCCTGCATCTGAGTGGAATTTTTCTTTTGTAAATCCACCTGTAATGGCGTGGGGAATTAATAAAGTTATGACCCTTTTAGAACGGCTACATTTTTCTGCAAATATAGATGATTTGTACAATACCTTCTTATTGGATGCGTTGTGCGGGTTATATTCGAATTTAATATGGTGGACTAATTTAAAAGATACTGATGGAAAAACTTTATTTGAAAATGGGTTTATTGGGCTTGATAATTTTTGTTTGTTAGAAAAAATACCTGAACAAGAGCATACTATAGAAGAATCACAAGCAGTTTTCTGGACACCTTTTCTTATTGGAAATATTCTTGAGTTGGCTTGTAACGTGGCTATTAAATATCCGCTGTTTGAAAAGATTGCTGTGCGTCTTTGTCATTATTTCATCAAATCGATTGATTTATTACAAGGGAACAATGGCTTAACGTTTTGGGATGAGAATGACTCCTTCTTTTATCCTTTACTTCGGGTTGAAGGGAAAGAATTTCAATTACCAGTTCGGGCTTTTTCAGGTTTGGTTCCATTATTTGGGATAGTACATCTTCCATTACACTCTCTTCCAGAATTATCAAAAGTAGTAGAAGGATTGTTAAACACACATAAATATTTGAGTGCTTTTTCTAAGACATTTTGTTGTAAAGATACGGGGAACACGTATATTGCTATATCGTGTATTACAGACCAACAACGGGATGCATTATTAAAATATGCCTTAGATGAATCTGAATTTTTATCACCGTATGGATTGCGTTCGTTATCACGGTATCATCGCGAAAAACCTTTATATGTTCATACATCCAGAAGGCATTATGAAATAAAATATTGTCCTGGTGAATTGGAATCGAGGATATTTGGTGGGAATACAAATTGGTTTGGTCCTATATGGTTTCCCCTTAATTATTTGTTTATTCATAGTATGGATAAGTTAGGATTATCTCATAGCGAATTTAAATATACCTCATCACAACA